One genomic segment of Sparus aurata chromosome 24, fSpaAur1.1, whole genome shotgun sequence includes these proteins:
- the ftcd gene encoding formimidoyltransferase-cyclodeaminase, whose product MAQLVECVPNFSEGRNKEVIDAIAAAISGTAGCSLLDVDPGASTNRTVYTFVGSPEAVVEGALNAARQAFSLIDMSKHSGEHPRTGAMDVCPFIPVQNVSMDDCVNCANMFGEKLAEMLHVPVYLYGEAAQKETRRSLPSVRAGEYEALPEKLKSDDWAPDFGPAEFVPSWGATVTGARKFLIAYNVNLISTKEQAHRIALDVREQGRGKDQPGLLKKVQGMGWYLDEANLAQVSTNILDYELTPLHTVYQEICRNAEDLKLPVVGSQIVGLIPLRALLDSADFYINRDGLFIVEEEHKVRLVISKLGLDSLGAFNPKERIIEYMVKPQEDSRLVSLSLQQFVHSVGARTAAPGGGSVSAAIAALGAALGAMVGQMTYGKRQFENLDGVMRRLILPFHQAMNELLLMVDADSSAFNSYMAALKMPKNTAEEIRRRAAAMQDGLQRAVGVPLALAERVNVLWPVLKEMVIYGNIACKSDAQVAAKALEAAVFGAYYNVTINLKDISDETFRTATQKRVSELLQEAKESAAAVLHAAEKRT is encoded by the exons ATGGCTCAGCTGGTGGAGTGTGTCCCCAACTTCTCTGAGGGTCGAAACAAAGAG GTGATCGATGCCATCGCAGCCGCCATCTCAGGCACCGCCGGCTGCAGCCTGCTGGACGTCGACCCCGGAGCCTCCACCAACCGGACCGTCTACACCTTCGTGGGCTCCCCGGAGGCCGTGGTGGAGGGAGCGCTGAACGCTGCCCGGCAGGCCTTCAGCCTCATCGACATGAGCAAACACTCAG GTGAGCATCCTCGGACCGGAGCCATGGACGTTTGTCCCTTCATCCCCGTCCAGAACGTCTCCATGGACGACTGCGTCAACTGCGCCAACATGTTTGGAGAGAAACTCGCAGAAATGCTGCACGTCCCTG TGTATCTTTACGGAGAAGCAGCACAAAAAGAAACGAGAAGAAGTCTTCCATCTGTCCGAGCTGGAGAGTACGAAGCGTTACCTGAGAAG TTGAAGAGTGATGATTGGGCCCCAGACTTCGGTCCAGCCGAGTTCGTACCGTCGTGGGGCGCTACGGTAACCGGCGCTCGCAAGTTCCTCATCGCCTACAACGTGAACCTGATCAGCACCAAGGAGCAGGCTCATCGCATCGCTCTGGACGTCCGGGAGCAGGGCCGCGGGAAAGACCAG CCCGGGCTGCTGAAGAAGGTGCAGGGGATGGGCTGGTACCTGGACGAGGCCAACCTGGCTCAGGTGTCCACCAACATCCTGGACTACGAGCTGACGCCCCTCCACACCGTGTACCAGGAGATCTGCCGCAACGCCGAG gaccTGAAGCTGCCGGTTGTCGGCTCGCAGATCGTCGGCCTGATTCCTCTCAGAGCTCTGCTGGACTCTGCTGACTTCTACATCAACAGAGATGGACTCTTCATCGTGGAAGAGGAGCACAAAGTCCGGCTG GTGATCAGTAAACTCGGCCTCGACTCTCTCGGTGCATTCAACCCAAAGGAGAGAATCATTGA GTACATGGTGAAGCCACAGGAGGACAGCCGgctggtgtctctgtctctgcagcagtTCGTCCACAGTGTTGGTGCTCGGACGGCGGCTCCTGGTGGAGGATCAGTTTCGGCCGCCATCGCTGCTCTG gggGCAGCACTGGGCGCCATGGTGGGTCAGATGACGTACGGGAAGAGGCAGTTTGAGAACCTGGACGGTGTGATGAGGAGGCTGATTCTTCCGTTTCATCAGGCCATGaatgagctgctgctgatggtggACGCCGACTCGTCTGCCTTTAACAGCTACATG GCGGCGCTGAAAATGCCCAAAAACACAGCCGAGGAAATAAGAAG gcGAGCGGCTGCGATGCAGGACGGTCTGCAGCGAGCAGTGGGCGTCCCGCTGGCTCTGGCCGAGCGGGTCAACGTCCTCTGGCCGGTTCTTAAAGAAATGGTCATCTATGGAAACATCGCCTGCAAGTCCGACGCTCAG gtggcaGCGAAGGCGTTGGAGGCAGCCGTGTTCGGTGCGTATTACAACGTCACCATCAACCTCAAAGACATCTCAGACGAAACCTTCAGGACGGCT ACTCAGAAGAGAGTGTCGGAGTTGCTGCAGGAAGCGAAGGAGAGCGCCGCCGCCGTCCTCCACGCCGCGGAGAAGAGAACCTGA
- the LOC115576683 gene encoding uncharacterized protein LOC115576683: protein MDLLWIILPVLLGRVHAENMTEVKVELGQSRTLNCSINDTYKIYWYLEIRSQFRARIIETNSKDPSGNEYFVHPSKTKYEAIEGRRLVIRNITAEDCRLYFCARKTGGNIIIVDTFSIVSDVSNQSEANHQQPVSRIWQIITYSSLGLNLLLFLVVVGLVSKSLCSKSQNCKNQVKESDGFDCENPEIVEGPQYEEIQLERAAPPAAPPSECIYYKAQMPRPTLPQH, encoded by the exons ATGGATCTGCTTTGGATCATCCTCCCGGTGCTTCTGGGTCGCGTTCATGCTGAGAACATGACCgaggtgaaggtggagctgGGTCAAAGCAGAACCTTAAACTGCTCCATTAATGACACATATAAGATCTACTGGTACCTGGAAATACGCAGCCAGTTCAGAGCTCGCATCATCGAAACTAACAGCAAAGATCCCAGTGGGAACGAATACTTTGTTCATCCTTCCAAAACCAAATATGAAGCCATCGAAGGAAGAAGACTTGTGATCAGAAACATCACAGCAGAGGACTGCAGGCTGTATTTCTGTGCCAGGAAGACAGGCGGCAACATTATAATCGTAGACACGTTCAGCATCGTCTCAG ATGTTTCCAACCAGTCAGAAGCAAACCACCAGCAGCCCGTCAGCAGGATCTGGCAGATCATCACCTACAGCTCGTTGGGCCTGAACCTCCTCCTGTTCTTAGTGGTTGTAG GTTTGGTATCTAAGTCTCTGTGTTCGAAGAGTCAGAACTGCAAAAACCAGGTGAAAGAATCTGATGGCTTCGACTGTGAGAACCCGGAGATTGTGGAGGGGCCGCAG TACGAGGAGATCCAGCTGGAACGCGCCGCCCCGCCTGCTGCGCCTCCTTCAGAGTGTATTTACTACAAAGCTCAGATGCCTCGACCAACGCTGCCTCAGCACTGA